One Psychrobacillus glaciei genomic region harbors:
- a CDS encoding EAL domain-containing protein, with amino-acid sequence MNTTEPYYIIESKRLCIEAGMDPNEVSKPKNHLNEVEFDKKRKSYSEILSVVSFFSNKLLDSLKGTPILVVVSDATGYLLEIEGDETIKSTIEQFGIIRGSQFTQVDTGTNVISLALQQKHPISIIGDQHFHTFLHTIACYGTAFHYTDENNLLGSVCIMMPIQFQNALFLTMLTQAVDSIERELLLIKQNKKLNIMNQIMLSRTRNGIVITDEKGITTEFNRFAQKISNNSRDSVVGRNIRESPLTGVYFKEVLDQEKIFNNEEIQFIDDAGNLTVCLFDAQPIYEEDKMIGAFGQFRDISDRYLLQEKYNYLAYHDDLTNLPNRRFIKKEIEAIIKELHEGHHRTLALLYIDLDRFKTINDNFSHSYGDELLIEVSKRLSCCLGEKDILARMGGDEFIFLLTDFVDIDYATKKAEEILQLFLQPFHVGRKELHTTASIGVAFYPDYPISMENLMVYADNAMYQAKAQGKNCYVVHNAELLNEMMDEYMLEVDLRKALENKEFVLYYQPQIHNNTGVLVGLEALIRWQHPTLGLIPPGKFIKLAEENGLITQIGEWVIDEACSQNKKWQDAGMMPVKISVNLSTQQFLTRNLISFMEEVLERTAIDPAYVVVEITEYMAMEYDYSIQVLEQLKTLGIGISIDDFGTGYSSLNYLKNFPIDYIKIDRSFVSELMNNEKDAIIVKAIITLAHNLHKEVIAEGVETKDQLDFLKNHQCDISQGYFFSKPLPADKIEKIYLVQR; translated from the coding sequence ATGAATACAACGGAACCATACTACATTATTGAATCTAAGAGATTGTGCATAGAGGCTGGGATGGATCCAAATGAAGTATCAAAACCAAAGAATCATTTAAACGAAGTAGAGTTTGATAAGAAGAGAAAATCATATAGTGAAATACTGTCAGTTGTGAGTTTTTTCTCAAATAAGCTACTGGATTCCTTAAAAGGCACTCCAATACTTGTGGTTGTTTCGGATGCAACTGGTTACCTTCTTGAAATTGAAGGAGATGAAACTATAAAGTCTACCATCGAACAATTCGGGATTATTCGTGGCAGCCAATTCACCCAAGTTGATACAGGAACGAATGTTATTAGTCTAGCTTTGCAGCAAAAGCACCCAATCAGTATTATTGGAGATCAGCATTTTCATACGTTTCTTCATACCATTGCTTGTTACGGGACTGCATTTCACTATACGGATGAAAATAACTTGCTTGGTAGTGTGTGCATCATGATGCCCATCCAGTTTCAGAATGCACTTTTCTTAACGATGCTAACTCAGGCGGTTGACTCGATTGAAAGAGAACTACTATTAATAAAACAAAATAAAAAGCTTAATATTATGAATCAGATTATGTTAAGCAGGACTAGAAATGGAATTGTTATAACGGATGAGAAAGGGATTACTACTGAGTTTAATCGTTTTGCCCAAAAAATATCGAATAACAGTAGAGATTCGGTTGTGGGTAGAAACATTCGTGAATCCCCTCTGACAGGTGTCTATTTTAAAGAAGTACTTGACCAGGAAAAAATATTTAATAATGAAGAAATACAATTTATAGATGATGCGGGTAACCTCACTGTGTGCCTTTTCGATGCGCAACCAATTTATGAAGAAGATAAAATGATAGGAGCCTTTGGTCAGTTCAGGGACATTTCAGATCGTTATTTACTGCAAGAGAAATACAACTACTTAGCTTATCATGATGATTTAACAAATCTCCCAAACAGACGATTTATAAAAAAAGAAATAGAAGCCATTATCAAAGAATTGCACGAAGGCCATCATCGGACCTTGGCTCTTTTATACATTGATTTGGATCGTTTTAAAACCATTAATGATAACTTTAGTCATTCTTACGGAGATGAGCTACTGATTGAGGTAAGTAAACGCTTAAGTTGTTGTCTAGGGGAAAAGGATATACTTGCCCGAATGGGTGGCGATGAATTTATCTTCCTACTTACAGACTTTGTTGATATTGATTATGCTACAAAAAAAGCCGAAGAGATACTACAACTGTTTCTTCAACCTTTTCATGTCGGTAGGAAAGAATTACATACAACAGCTAGTATTGGGGTTGCATTTTATCCCGATTACCCTATTTCAATGGAAAACCTTATGGTCTATGCGGATAACGCTATGTATCAGGCAAAAGCACAAGGGAAGAATTGCTATGTCGTTCATAATGCTGAATTATTAAATGAAATGATGGACGAATACATGCTAGAGGTGGATTTAAGAAAGGCTTTGGAGAATAAGGAATTTGTTCTCTATTATCAGCCACAAATTCATAATAATACCGGTGTATTAGTTGGATTGGAAGCGTTAATTCGCTGGCAGCATCCTACATTAGGTCTGATACCTCCAGGAAAGTTTATAAAACTAGCAGAAGAAAACGGATTAATCACTCAAATCGGCGAGTGGGTTATCGATGAGGCCTGTTCACAAAACAAAAAATGGCAAGATGCTGGAATGATGCCGGTAAAAATTTCAGTTAATCTATCTACGCAACAATTTCTTACTAGAAATCTCATTTCTTTTATGGAAGAAGTGTTAGAACGTACAGCTATCGATCCGGCATATGTTGTAGTGGAAATCACCGAATATATGGCAATGGAGTACGACTACTCTATTCAAGTATTGGAACAGCTGAAAACGCTCGGTATTGGCATCAGTATCGATGATTTTGGGACAGGTTATAGTTCACTAAATTATCTAAAGAATTTTCCAATTGATTATATTAAGATCGATAGGTCCTTCGTGAGTGAATTAATGAACAATGAGAAGGATGCCATAATTGTAAAAGCGATTATCACGTTAGCTCACAACCTTCATAAGGAGGTGATCGCAGAAGGTGTTGAAACAAAGGATCAGCTCGATTTTCTGAAGAATCACCAGTGTGATATCTCACAAGGTTATTTCTTTAGCAAACCACTTCCAGCGGACAAAATCGAGAAGATTTATTTAGTACAACGATAG
- a CDS encoding PD-(D/E)XK nuclease family transposase — translation MILYLRPFFGSKRSNHLLRELLNAVLEDKIISVEIRNTNFQMMHSNDKASSMDLCAIMGSGEQINIEMQEHGHRALPEIISIALKNLEFY, via the coding sequence ATGATTTTGTATTTAAGACCTTTTTTTGGAAGTAAGAGAAGCAATCATTTACTACGTGAATTACTAAATGCGGTATTGGAAGACAAAATTATATCCGTTGAAATTAGAAATACAAACTTTCAGATGATGCATTCAAATGACAAAGCTTCTTCTATGGATCTTTGTGCGATCATGGGAAGTGGAGAGCAGATTAATATTGAGATGCAAGAACATGGACATCGGGCACTTCCAGAAATAATATCGATAGCACTTAAAAACTTAGAATTCTACTAA